A portion of the Lysinibacillus timonensis genome contains these proteins:
- a CDS encoding NAD kinase, with protein MKFSIQSRRDNQSNELRDLAKKYLQDFGLIYDEDEPDIVISIGGDGTLLHAFHRHTHRLDKVAFVGIHTGHLGFYADWKPSELEKLVLSIANQKFNVVEYPLLEVKVQHNHSDMNTYLALNEATVKSPEITLVMDIELNGNHFECFRGDGLCISTPSGSTAYNKALGGAIIHPTLQAFQITEMASINNRVFRTVGSSLVLPAHHNCALKPVSNQKIMMTVDHIQLVHSDLQSISFRVASEKVRFARFRPFPFWERVHDSFIANE; from the coding sequence TTGAAATTTTCAATACAATCCCGTAGAGACAATCAATCAAATGAATTAAGAGACTTGGCAAAGAAGTACTTACAGGATTTTGGCCTTATTTATGATGAAGATGAACCTGACATTGTTATTTCTATAGGTGGAGATGGCACATTATTACATGCATTTCACCGACACACACATCGATTAGATAAAGTGGCTTTTGTAGGAATCCATACAGGCCATTTAGGATTTTATGCGGATTGGAAGCCTTCTGAATTAGAAAAATTAGTATTGTCAATTGCGAATCAGAAATTTAATGTAGTTGAATATCCGTTGTTAGAAGTAAAAGTACAACATAATCATTCAGATATGAATACTTACCTAGCGTTAAACGAAGCTACCGTAAAATCACCAGAGATTACGCTTGTAATGGATATTGAATTAAACGGAAATCATTTCGAATGCTTTAGAGGCGATGGGCTATGTATATCGACACCATCTGGAAGTACAGCATACAATAAAGCCTTAGGTGGAGCTATCATCCATCCAACTTTACAAGCATTTCAAATTACTGAAATGGCTTCGATTAATAATCGTGTTTTCCGTACTGTAGGTTCTTCTTTAGTGTTACCAGCACACCATAATTGTGCGTTAAAACCAGTATCGAACCAGAAAATTATGATGACAGTCGATCATATTCAACTTGTTCATTCAGATTTGCAGTCCATTTCGTTTAGAGTAGCTTCGGAAAAAGTACGCTTTGCTCGATTTAGACCATTTCCATTTTGGGAACGGGTACACGATTCCTTTATTGCAAATGAATAG
- a CDS encoding RluA family pseudouridine synthase, protein MNKRFKVTFQALENGELLRDAIARQGISKKALTSIKFNGGNIFVNGVERTVRYPLTAGDFVTIVFPSEEKSEGLLVEHGKLDIVYEDEAILIIDKPPFINTIPSREHPTGSIANLVLGYFEKQGIDSTVHIVTRLDRDTSGLLCIAKHSHVHHLLGVQQRQNLINKQYEAIVHGHVQRDFQTVIAPIGRKTTSIIEREVRQDGQFAQTDVLVLERSHYNSYPISHVRLKLHTGRTHQIRVHMAHLGHPIVGDELYGGNRELYERQALHCVMLEMNHPLTGEKLIFSSEILETMKNLLNNNEMFEE, encoded by the coding sequence ATGAATAAGAGATTTAAAGTAACATTTCAAGCTTTAGAAAACGGAGAATTGCTTCGGGATGCCATTGCAAGGCAAGGTATATCAAAGAAGGCACTTACATCCATCAAATTTAACGGTGGGAATATTTTCGTTAATGGAGTTGAAAGAACCGTTCGATATCCATTAACTGCAGGTGATTTTGTAACGATTGTTTTTCCATCTGAAGAAAAAAGTGAAGGCCTATTGGTTGAACATGGAAAACTAGATATTGTTTATGAAGATGAGGCCATTCTTATTATCGATAAACCACCATTTATCAATACCATTCCCTCTAGGGAACATCCAACTGGGAGCATTGCTAACTTAGTTCTAGGTTATTTCGAAAAACAAGGAATTGATTCAACCGTTCATATTGTAACGAGGCTCGATCGTGATACTTCGGGATTACTATGTATTGCTAAACATAGCCACGTACATCATTTATTGGGTGTACAGCAACGACAAAACCTCATTAATAAGCAATACGAAGCCATTGTACATGGTCATGTACAGAGAGACTTTCAAACCGTTATTGCACCGATTGGTCGTAAAACAACTAGTATTATTGAGCGAGAAGTGCGTCAGGATGGGCAATTTGCACAAACTGACGTTTTAGTCCTTGAGCGCAGTCATTATAATAGTTACCCGATTTCCCATGTCAGATTAAAGCTACATACTGGTCGAACACATCAAATACGAGTACATATGGCTCATCTAGGTCATCCAATTGTTGGGGATGAGCTGTATGGGGGAAATAGAGAGCTCTATGAAAGGCAAGCTTTGCATTGTGTAATGCTGGAAATGAATCACCCTTTAACTGGAGAAAAATTAATTTTTTCTTCTGAAATACTTGAAACGATGAAGAATTTATTAAATAATAATGAGATGTTCGAAGAATAG
- a CDS encoding CYTH domain-containing protein, which yields MAQEIEIEFKNMLTKEQYEHLLTSFAIENNRIVRQTNYYFDTPRWHLKHLHSGLRIRETNAKIECTLKEKTAQNTHLETTDILNKQQAIDMLNGNNFEAPLVKEKLQQLLVPIQDLKMFGSLTTDRIEIPYEGGILVFDHSFYLNCDDYEVEYETNDEKSGAIIFNKFLTSYNIKRIKTEKKIARFMQALNEKKG from the coding sequence ATGGCACAGGAAATAGAAATTGAATTTAAAAATATGTTAACAAAAGAACAGTATGAACATCTGTTAACTTCTTTTGCAATTGAAAATAACCGGATTGTCCGACAAACAAACTATTATTTCGATACACCTAGGTGGCATTTGAAACATTTACATAGTGGTCTTAGAATTAGAGAAACTAACGCTAAAATCGAATGTACCTTAAAAGAAAAAACAGCTCAAAATACCCATTTAGAAACTACGGATATTTTAAACAAACAGCAAGCAATTGATATGCTTAACGGTAATAACTTTGAAGCTCCACTAGTTAAGGAAAAATTACAACAACTACTGGTCCCTATCCAAGATTTAAAGATGTTCGGTTCTCTTACAACAGATCGTATTGAAATTCCATACGAAGGCGGTATACTAGTTTTTGACCACTCATTCTATTTAAACTGTGACGATTATGAGGTAGAATATGAAACAAACGATGAAAAATCAGGAGCAATTATTTTTAATAAATTTTTGACTAGTTACAACATTAAGCGAATAAAAACAGAGAAAAAAATTGCTCGCTTTATGCAAGCATTAAATGAAAAGAAAGGTTGA
- the pepF gene encoding oligoendopeptidase F produces the protein MAKKVLTRDEVPVELTWDLTTIFSSDDEWEKEFKEIEQLIPNAEQFKGKVTESAERLFDTLQFNDQLSERFSRLYVYSHLKHDQDTTNSLYQAMDGRVRSLGAKLAAAWSFITPEILSVDENTINEYLNHYEPLQLYAQMLKELNLQRPHVLSADKEEMLAQFSEVSSASGSTFSSLNNADLQFPVIKNDEGEDVELTHGNYISFLESYNRDVRRDAFKAMYDTYGKFKNTFASTLSGNVKAHNVSAKIRKYQSARHAALSNNHIPEKVYDQLISTIHEYLPALHRYIALRKEVLGLEELHMYDLFVPLVKEMKIDMPYEKAKEMMVNSFAPLGEEYQSTVQKGLDSRWVDVLENKGKRSGAYSSGTFGTNPYVLMNWQNNLNNLFTLAHEFGHSMHSYYTTNNQPYPYADYSIFVAEVASTCNEELLFDYLLKNTEDPQMKIYLLNHWLDGFRSTVFRQTMFAEFEHLVHEMDRNGEAITAEGLTNIYYDLNKQYFGEAIIVDEEIGLEWARIPHFYYNYYVYQYATGQSAATALSKQILEEGKPAVDRYINNFLKAGCSDFPIEVLKAAGVDMESPAPIREACRVFEEKLNELESLLLK, from the coding sequence ATGGCGAAAAAAGTGTTAACACGTGATGAGGTTCCAGTAGAGTTAACTTGGGATTTAACAACGATCTTTTCAAGCGATGATGAATGGGAAAAAGAGTTTAAGGAAATTGAGCAATTAATTCCAAACGCAGAACAATTTAAAGGAAAAGTTACTGAAAGTGCAGAGAGATTATTTGATACTTTACAGTTTAATGATCAATTGTCAGAGCGCTTCAGTAGGCTTTATGTTTATAGTCATCTTAAACACGATCAAGATACAACCAATAGTCTATACCAGGCTATGGACGGCCGTGTTCGATCATTAGGTGCGAAACTAGCAGCAGCTTGGTCATTTATAACTCCGGAAATTCTATCGGTTGATGAAAATACAATTAATGAGTATTTAAATCATTACGAACCATTACAATTATATGCACAAATGTTAAAAGAGTTAAACTTGCAACGTCCTCATGTTCTATCAGCAGACAAAGAAGAGATGTTGGCACAGTTTTCAGAAGTATCTAGTGCTTCAGGTAGCACTTTTAGTTCATTAAATAACGCAGATTTACAATTCCCAGTTATTAAAAATGATGAAGGGGAAGATGTTGAATTAACGCATGGTAATTACATTTCATTTTTAGAAAGCTATAACCGAGATGTGCGTCGAGATGCTTTTAAAGCGATGTACGATACGTATGGCAAATTTAAAAATACTTTTGCTTCTACACTTTCGGGAAATGTGAAAGCCCATAATGTGAGTGCAAAAATTCGAAAATATCAATCTGCAAGACATGCAGCATTAAGCAATAATCATATACCCGAAAAAGTTTATGATCAACTTATTTCAACAATCCATGAATATTTACCAGCATTGCATCGATATATTGCACTTCGTAAGGAAGTATTAGGATTAGAAGAGCTTCATATGTATGACTTGTTCGTTCCATTAGTTAAAGAAATGAAAATTGATATGCCATATGAAAAAGCAAAAGAAATGATGGTAAATAGCTTTGCACCTCTTGGAGAAGAATACCAATCAACCGTACAAAAAGGTTTAGATAGTCGTTGGGTAGATGTACTTGAAAACAAAGGGAAACGCAGCGGTGCCTATTCCTCAGGTACGTTTGGAACAAATCCTTATGTGCTAATGAACTGGCAAAACAATTTGAATAACTTATTTACATTAGCCCATGAGTTTGGTCATAGTATGCATAGTTACTACACAACGAACAACCAACCATATCCTTATGCGGATTATTCTATTTTCGTTGCTGAAGTTGCATCAACATGTAATGAAGAGTTATTATTCGATTATTTGTTGAAAAATACTGAGGACCCTCAAATGAAAATATATTTATTAAATCATTGGTTAGATGGGTTCAGAAGTACAGTATTCCGACAAACAATGTTTGCTGAATTTGAGCATCTTGTTCATGAGATGGACCGTAATGGCGAAGCTATTACTGCAGAGGGCTTAACGAACATTTATTATGATTTAAATAAACAATATTTCGGTGAAGCAATAATAGTTGATGAAGAAATTGGGTTAGAGTGGGCAAGAATTCCGCACTTTTACTACAATTATTACGTTTATCAGTATGCTACTGGTCAAAGTGCAGCTACGGCTTTAAGTAAACAAATATTAGAAGAAGGTAAGCCGGCTGTTGACAGATATATTAATAACTTCTTAAAAGCCGGTTGCTCGGACTTCCCAATTGAAGTTTTAAAAGCTGCAGGGGTTGACATGGAATCTCCAGCACCAATACGTGAAGCTTGTAGAGTATTTGAAGAAAAATTAAATGAACTTGAATCATTATTATTAAAGTAA
- a CDS encoding DsbA family protein: MNDIQVLSEPIAPPQVTKPIELYIFIDPFCSRALKVQSIIRKLQIEYGHYFSWRFVISTHLTTLNCINLSTKGCYSGTELDISHPALPSLAIKAAELQGKRAAFRFIQKLQEHTILNTKNVQSYSTLLEIAKEANLDLDEFLSDFGSKETSRAFQCDLYITREMEIDEVPSIVFFNECIEDEGLKVSGLYSYDVYVRILEEMLSEQLISQPLPTFDELFQRYHSLTTQDVADIYSITLEEAERELKKRMLQQKIERLCNGNITIWRVKS, encoded by the coding sequence GTGAATGATATCCAAGTTTTATCTGAACCTATTGCACCTCCACAAGTTACAAAACCAATAGAATTATATATTTTCATTGACCCATTTTGTTCAAGAGCATTGAAAGTACAATCCATAATTCGAAAACTTCAAATAGAGTATGGTCATTACTTCTCTTGGCGTTTTGTAATTAGTACGCATCTCACAACATTAAACTGCATAAATCTTAGTACAAAAGGTTGCTATTCAGGTACCGAATTGGATATATCACATCCTGCTTTACCTTCCCTCGCGATTAAGGCAGCTGAATTACAAGGAAAACGAGCAGCATTTCGGTTTATTCAAAAATTGCAGGAACATACGATTTTGAATACAAAAAATGTCCAATCTTATTCAACCTTACTTGAGATTGCGAAAGAGGCTAATTTAGATCTAGATGAATTTCTCTCTGATTTCGGATCAAAAGAAACTTCTCGAGCATTCCAATGTGATTTATATATCACAAGAGAAATGGAAATTGATGAAGTGCCAAGTATCGTTTTCTTTAACGAATGTATTGAAGATGAAGGCTTAAAGGTTAGTGGTTTGTATTCTTATGATGTTTATGTTCGAATATTAGAAGAAATGCTAAGCGAACAATTAATTAGCCAACCGCTACCTACATTCGATGAACTCTTTCAACGATACCATTCATTAACCACTCAAGATGTAGCCGATATATATTCGATTACATTAGAGGAAGCTGAACGTGAGTTAAAAAAACGTATGCTACAACAAAAAATAGAACGTCTTTGTAATGGTAATATCACAATATGGCGTGTTAAATCATAA
- a CDS encoding competence protein CoiA — MLVALTEQNERFVLRTSTPKAMLKKLRDHHQFYCPQCKEQVQFKIGSIKIPHFAHQSNSQCDMYFSEPESEQHLLGKEQLLQMFSSQGFEVQLESYIPDLNQRPDLLVNTNSGITYAVEYQCSPLPSERFLLRNKGYKSLQISPIWIFATPPNLSSKMGIEKISLNEQLQQFVVRYHNQDFLMTYHPYSKKFYYFTNLLHVKGNSFLTKVLSITIDNQKFPFYLPKKLEESEFLQYYKSYLVTKTQYTKYRVLISRSGINDLFLRSIYELRLSQSNLPLFLGIPLKGNEELNTFSLEWQTALFYFMHLHCIMLHNMNRQASMHFLKWAKLKITNKTINLVLDYCRILQSLSIEHVYSPAEERQLINLLYAQFLA; from the coding sequence ATGCTTGTTGCATTAACAGAACAAAATGAACGATTTGTTTTAAGAACAAGTACCCCCAAAGCAATGTTAAAAAAACTTCGAGATCACCATCAGTTTTATTGTCCTCAGTGTAAAGAACAAGTCCAATTTAAAATTGGATCGATTAAAATCCCTCACTTTGCCCATCAATCCAACAGTCAATGTGATATGTATTTTTCGGAACCAGAATCCGAACAACATTTATTAGGGAAAGAACAATTATTACAAATGTTTTCATCTCAAGGATTTGAAGTTCAATTAGAAAGTTATATACCAGATTTAAATCAAAGACCCGATTTATTAGTTAATACAAATAGTGGGATTACCTATGCCGTTGAATATCAATGTAGTCCACTGCCAAGTGAACGATTTTTATTAAGAAATAAAGGATATAAAAGTTTACAAATTTCTCCAATATGGATATTTGCTACACCTCCAAATCTAAGTTCAAAAATGGGTATAGAGAAAATTTCTTTAAATGAACAACTCCAACAATTTGTAGTTCGTTATCATAATCAAGATTTCTTAATGACTTATCATCCGTACAGTAAAAAGTTTTATTACTTTACAAACCTTCTTCATGTTAAAGGAAATTCATTTTTAACAAAAGTGTTATCAATAACAATAGATAATCAAAAATTCCCTTTTTATTTGCCTAAGAAATTAGAGGAAAGTGAATTTTTACAATACTACAAATCATATCTTGTTACGAAAACCCAATACACTAAGTATCGAGTGTTAATAAGCAGGAGCGGAATTAATGATTTATTCTTACGAAGTATTTATGAACTCCGTTTAAGTCAATCGAATCTCCCGTTATTCCTTGGAATTCCGTTAAAAGGGAACGAGGAGCTTAATACTTTTTCTTTAGAATGGCAAACGGCTCTATTTTATTTTATGCACCTACACTGTATCATGCTCCATAACATGAATAGACAAGCTAGTATGCACTTTTTAAAGTGGGCTAAGTTAAAAATTACAAACAAAACTATTAATCTAGTTTTAGATTATTGTCGCATTTTACAAAGTCTATCCATTGAACATGTATATAGTCCCGCCGAGGAAAGACAACTCATTAATTTGTTATATGCCCAATTTCTTGCATAA
- a CDS encoding globin — MNRKYTIPYEELGAEKLEELIHAFYKRVDKHPLLRPLFPEDLTETARKQIQFQTQYLGGPNLYTEEHGHPMMRARHLPFKITPDHAQAWLECMSEAMDEVGLVGKFREVYYKRLVLTAHHMVNTQNEDEEEF, encoded by the coding sequence ATGAATCGAAAATACACGATTCCTTACGAGGAACTAGGTGCTGAAAAACTTGAAGAGCTAATACATGCTTTTTACAAACGTGTTGATAAGCATCCATTGTTACGTCCACTCTTTCCTGAAGATTTAACAGAAACAGCACGTAAACAAATTCAATTTCAGACCCAGTACCTAGGTGGGCCAAATTTATATACCGAAGAACATGGTCATCCAATGATGAGAGCGCGTCATTTGCCATTTAAAATAACGCCTGATCACGCACAAGCTTGGCTTGAGTGTATGAGCGAAGCAATGGATGAGGTAGGACTTGTTGGTAAGTTCCGGGAAGTTTACTACAAACGCCTTGTTCTAACCGCTCATCACATGGTTAATACACAAAATGAAGATGAGGAGGAATTTTAG
- a CDS encoding GTP pyrophosphokinase family protein, with protein sequence MGQWDLFLSPYKQAVDELKIKLKGMRTQFGIRGNTSPIEFVTGRVKPLASIYDKSLEKGIAFEPSERLAAEMQDIAGVRIMCQFVDDISTVNNLIRQRDDLQVIEEIDYIENEKPSGYRSYHMIVEYPVETINGKIKVLVEIQIRTLAMNFWASIEHSLNYKYKGIFPEEIKNRLQSAAEAAFRLDEEMSSIRHEIQEAQAYFSEVKEASNASIPTNKEKERE encoded by the coding sequence ATGGGACAATGGGATTTATTTTTAAGTCCATATAAACAAGCAGTTGACGAATTAAAAATAAAGTTAAAAGGGATGCGTACTCAATTTGGTATTCGAGGGAATACTTCCCCTATAGAATTTGTAACTGGAAGGGTGAAACCGTTAGCAAGTATTTATGATAAATCGCTTGAAAAGGGAATTGCCTTTGAACCATCAGAACGCTTAGCAGCTGAAATGCAAGATATTGCAGGAGTTCGGATTATGTGCCAGTTTGTAGATGATATTTCTACAGTAAATAACCTTATTAGACAGAGAGATGATTTACAGGTAATAGAAGAAATTGATTATATTGAGAATGAAAAACCGAGTGGCTATCGTTCCTACCATATGATTGTTGAGTACCCTGTTGAAACGATTAATGGGAAAATAAAAGTATTAGTTGAAATTCAAATTCGTACCCTTGCAATGAACTTTTGGGCGTCAATTGAACATTCATTAAATTATAAATATAAAGGGATATTCCCAGAAGAAATAAAAAATCGGTTACAGAGCGCAGCAGAAGCCGCATTTCGATTAGATGAGGAAATGTCCTCTATTCGTCATGAAATCCAAGAAGCACAAGCATATTTTAGTGAAGTGAAGGAAGCATCTAACGCAAGCATTCCTACCAATAAGGAAAAGGAACGTGAGTAA
- the mgtE gene encoding magnesium transporter — MIENQNDNEVQYHEESLQQFLLDGKIDEFRATFFTLHEYDQAQFYEKVGPDIRQIIYQFLSPQELALIFEALEINNEDYEDYLKEMDTSYAAEMLSYMNTDDAVDVLNELDEEHRDSFLEMMDSETVEEFNELLAYAEYTAGSIMTTEYVSILENSTVRSAMTVLRNEAPNAETIYYVFVVDTNHQLTGVLSLRDLIVSSEDTIIKEIMKERVVFAKVTDDQEDVAQLFKDYNFLALPVVSENNELVGIITVDDIIDVIDEEASDDYSKLAGITDINVDIGPLKAAKNRLPWLIMLLFLGMLTASLMAQFEATLDQVALLALFIPLISGTSGNSGTQALAVAVRGIATGEIDGKNKFKLLLREICTGLITGFVCGIVVIAIIYFWQHSLIIGLLVGAAICCSILVATVAGSFIPLLIHKLGVDPAVASGPFITTLNDVTSILIYLGLATTLISQIS; from the coding sequence ATGATAGAAAATCAAAACGATAACGAAGTACAATATCATGAGGAATCATTACAACAATTTTTATTAGATGGGAAAATTGATGAGTTCCGTGCAACTTTTTTTACACTTCATGAATACGATCAGGCCCAATTTTATGAGAAGGTGGGACCTGATATACGTCAGATCATCTATCAATTTTTGTCTCCTCAAGAATTGGCTTTAATATTTGAAGCATTAGAAATTAATAACGAAGATTACGAAGACTATTTAAAAGAAATGGATACTTCGTATGCTGCAGAAATGTTATCGTATATGAATACGGATGATGCAGTTGACGTATTAAATGAACTAGATGAAGAACACCGAGATAGTTTCCTAGAAATGATGGATAGTGAAACGGTTGAAGAATTTAACGAGCTATTAGCTTACGCAGAATATACAGCCGGATCTATTATGACAACGGAGTATGTATCAATACTTGAAAATTCTACTGTTCGTTCTGCAATGACAGTGTTACGTAATGAAGCACCTAATGCGGAAACAATTTACTATGTTTTCGTTGTAGATACGAATCATCAGCTTACAGGAGTTCTATCACTAAGAGACTTAATTGTTTCAAGTGAAGATACGATAATCAAGGAAATTATGAAAGAGCGAGTTGTCTTTGCAAAAGTAACGGATGATCAGGAAGATGTTGCACAACTGTTTAAGGATTACAATTTTTTAGCTCTACCAGTTGTAAGTGAAAATAACGAGCTTGTCGGGATTATTACAGTAGATGATATTATTGATGTCATCGATGAAGAGGCATCTGATGATTATTCAAAATTAGCCGGTATTACAGATATTAATGTAGATATCGGTCCGTTGAAAGCGGCAAAAAATCGGTTGCCATGGCTAATTATGTTATTATTTTTAGGAATGCTTACTGCAAGTTTAATGGCTCAATTTGAAGCAACTTTAGACCAAGTTGCATTATTGGCATTATTTATTCCTTTAATTTCGGGAACGTCTGGTAACAGTGGCACACAAGCATTAGCGGTCGCTGTACGCGGTATTGCAACAGGTGAAATCGATGGGAAAAATAAATTTAAACTGTTGTTACGTGAAATCTGTACAGGTTTAATAACAGGATTTGTTTGTGGAATAGTTGTAATTGCTATTATTTATTTCTGGCAGCACTCATTAATTATTGGTTTATTAGTCGGTGCGGCAATATGCTGTTCCATTCTTGTTGCAACCGTTGCAGGTTCATTCATTCCTTTATTGATTCACAAATTAGGTGTCGACCCTGCCGTTGCTTCAGGTCCCTTTATTACAACTTTAAATGATGTAACAAGTATATTGATCTATTTGGGATTAGCGACAACGTTAATAAGTCAAATTAGTTAA
- the spoVAC gene encoding stage V sporulation protein AC encodes MKPQEYQALEQQITPPKPYFKNAMKAFLVGGIICTIGHAITYFYIIFFDFTEKTVGNPTVATVVFISMLLTGFGLYRKLGQFAGAGSAVPVSGFGNAVISAAIEHRTEGVVLGVGGNMFKLAGSVILFGVASAFFVALIKLILVSIGVVQW; translated from the coding sequence ATGAAGCCACAAGAATATCAAGCATTAGAGCAGCAAATTACTCCTCCAAAACCGTATTTTAAAAATGCAATGAAAGCATTCTTAGTTGGTGGAATCATTTGTACGATAGGACATGCCATTACTTATTTTTATATCATCTTTTTTGACTTTACAGAAAAAACAGTAGGTAACCCGACTGTTGCAACGGTTGTCTTCATATCGATGCTTTTAACAGGCTTTGGCTTATATCGAAAACTGGGTCAATTTGCGGGTGCTGGTAGTGCTGTTCCTGTTTCTGGTTTTGGAAACGCGGTTATATCTGCAGCAATTGAACATCGTACAGAAGGTGTAGTACTTGGAGTTGGAGGAAACATGTTTAAATTGGCAGGATCTGTTATTTTATTTGGAGTTGCTTCTGCATTTTTTGTTGCGCTAATTAAATTAATTCTCGTATCAATAGGTGTTGTACAATGGTAA
- a CDS encoding CotY/CotZ family spore coat protein, whose translation MGCGRNLESSSLRGDARNERGCICEVVKSILKIQNEAVRHDCDTCGTSCFLEPLGGLSHRSRNADTRVFMLLDELGKPFKVVARRGGEFFFTPFFRVEDVFGDCCATLRALAPVGAAEANGLELEEEEEETDVLTETVLFEENDNLNPDEFGEIRRFRKTETCVTVDLDNFTAIQCVADVDLNICN comes from the coding sequence ATGGGTTGTGGTAGAAACCTAGAAAGCAGTTCTTTACGTGGTGATGCTCGTAATGAACGTGGTTGTATCTGTGAAGTTGTCAAATCCATCTTAAAAATTCAAAATGAGGCAGTTCGTCATGATTGCGATACTTGTGGAACAAGTTGCTTCCTTGAACCACTAGGAGGACTTTCGCATCGTTCAAGAAATGCCGATACACGAGTTTTCATGTTATTAGATGAATTAGGCAAACCATTCAAAGTAGTAGCAAGAAGAGGCGGAGAATTTTTCTTTACTCCTTTCTTCAGAGTAGAAGATGTATTCGGTGATTGCTGCGCCACTTTACGCGCACTAGCTCCAGTTGGTGCTGCTGAAGCTAACGGTTTAGAATTGGAAGAAGAAGAAGAAGAAACAGATGTTTTAACAGAAACTGTACTATTTGAAGAAAACGACAACTTAAATCCAGATGAATTTGGTGAAATTAGAAGATTTAGAAAAACTGAAACTTGTGTAACAGTTGATCTAGATAATTTCACGGCAATTCAATGTGTTGCAGACGTTGACTTAAATATTTGTAATTAA
- a CDS encoding 4-diphosphocytidyl-2C-methyl-D-erythritol kinase — protein sequence MEVREPLLFIQSPPFYYIDVRETTVNEEDNILEESTSVYELTRTEKIHDEVIVRQLGYFSQPVNRNRSLTFHLEDGEKLVGKINEIDGIHVKVKTNNNIVLINGNEIKAITLSNREY from the coding sequence TTGGAAGTTCGAGAACCATTGCTTTTCATTCAAAGTCCACCTTTCTACTATATTGACGTGAGGGAGACAACAGTTAACGAAGAGGATAACATATTAGAAGAAAGTACTTCTGTATATGAGTTGACAAGAACTGAAAAAATTCACGATGAAGTGATTGTTCGACAATTAGGTTATTTTTCTCAACCTGTTAATCGAAACCGTTCATTAACTTTTCATCTCGAAGATGGAGAGAAATTGGTTGGTAAAATAAATGAAATTGATGGTATTCATGTAAAAGTTAAAACAAATAATAATATTGTTTTAATTAATGGAAATGAAATCAAAGCAATTACATTATCAAATCGAGAGTATTAA
- a CDS encoding lytic transglycosylase domain-containing protein: MDSASMKLLLEIQAIQSIGSSNKLTSLNNDENSIFTQLLEEVLEDTSSSYSNDITNLNENLGTTDINSYLFNQNTSYIPSSYYELLSQGNTANEDKNTNVHFSGEESFQDIIARAAKKYGVPEKLIQAVIKQESNFNPHAVSSAGATGLMQLMPGTAKYLGVTDSNDPEQNIMGGTKYLSEMLAKFNHNIELALAAYNAGPGNVSKYGGIPPFKETANYVQKVVNYYRG; the protein is encoded by the coding sequence ATGGACTCAGCATCGATGAAATTACTTCTTGAGATTCAAGCTATTCAATCAATTGGTTCATCTAATAAATTGACTTCACTGAATAACGATGAGAACTCCATTTTTACACAATTACTTGAAGAAGTATTAGAAGATACATCATCAAGTTATTCAAATGATATAACTAACTTAAATGAAAACTTGGGCACAACCGATATCAATTCATATTTGTTCAATCAAAATACTTCATACATACCTTCATCTTATTATGAATTATTATCACAAGGGAATACTGCTAACGAAGACAAGAATACGAATGTTCACTTTTCAGGTGAAGAATCTTTCCAAGACATTATTGCTAGGGCTGCTAAAAAATATGGGGTTCCTGAAAAACTAATTCAAGCAGTTATTAAACAAGAATCTAATTTCAATCCTCACGCGGTTAGTTCTGCAGGAGCTACTGGCTTAATGCAACTTATGCCGGGAACTGCAAAGTATTTGGGAGTAACGGACAGTAACGACCCGGAGCAAAATATCATGGGGGGTACAAAATATTTAAGCGAGATGCTCGCAAAATTTAATCACAATATTGAATTGGCTCTTGCTGCTTATAATGCTGGCCCAGGGAACGTTTCAAAATACGGTGGCATCCCACCATTTAAAGAAACTGCTAACTATGTACAAAAGGTTGTAAATTATTATCGAGGATGA